In a genomic window of Weissella tructae:
- a CDS encoding ComF family protein — MPIPSSRETLDQRGFNQVEALLDGLVIHSMLKCIAYEKTSQRTLSRIDRLQSTQPFMMNFDMKLPDKSEKICLVDDIYTTGQTISHATSCLRRYGFVDIVSVSLAR; from the coding sequence GTGCCAATTCCAAGCAGTCGTGAGACGCTTGACCAGCGGGGATTTAATCAAGTTGAAGCATTATTAGATGGATTAGTCATTCATAGCATGTTGAAGTGTATTGCATATGAGAAAACATCGCAACGAACATTAAGTCGCATTGATCGATTACAAAGTACACAACCATTTATGATGAATTTTGATATGAAGTTACCGGATAAAAGTGAGAAAATTTGTCTAGTAGATGATATTTATACCACTGGGCAAACAATTTCTCATGCGACGTCCTGCTTACGTAGGTATGGGTTTGTTGACATTGTGAGTGTGTCGTTAGCACGTTAA
- the hpf gene encoding ribosome hibernation-promoting factor, HPF/YfiA family, translated as MLNYQVRGINFEVTEAIQEYVEKRVSKLERYFKDDADYTAHVKLTANKNKQFTVEVLIQTPYVLVRAEDTQEDLYQAIDFVVEKLERQVRKYKTKVNRKSREKGYKGLEFDVEDIDIEEPEDSLNIVRKKSVELKPMDPEEAVLQMELLQHDFYIFINAETDQPGVVYKRKDNKYALLDGEQ; from the coding sequence ATGTTAAACTATCAAGTTCGTGGAATTAATTTTGAAGTAACTGAGGCTATCCAAGAATACGTTGAAAAGCGTGTTTCAAAGTTGGAGCGTTATTTTAAGGATGACGCCGACTATACAGCCCATGTAAAGTTGACAGCAAATAAGAACAAGCAATTTACAGTAGAAGTCTTGATTCAAACACCATACGTACTAGTACGTGCGGAAGATACACAAGAAGATTTGTATCAAGCAATCGATTTCGTTGTCGAAAAGTTGGAACGTCAAGTACGTAAGTACAAGACAAAGGTTAACCGTAAGTCACGTGAAAAGGGCTATAAGGGACTAGAGTTCGATGTTGAAGACATTGATATTGAAGAACCAGAAGACAGCTTGAACATTGTGCGTAAGAAGAGTGTTGAACTAAAGCCAATGGATCCAGAAGAAGCAGTGCTACAAATGGAATTGTTGCAACACGACTTCTACATTTTCATTAACGCTGAAACGGACCAACCAGGGGTTGTCTATAAGCGTAAGGATAACAAGTATGCTTTGTTGGACGGTGAACAATAA
- a CDS encoding calcium-translocating P-type ATPase, PMCA-type → MSNKNLYQATPDEVAHELDSDLQKGLSQTEAKARLTTYGENALEGAKKTTLLEKFLNQFKDLMIGVLLAAALISVFVGEGADALIILAVVFLNAIFGVFQESKAEDAINALQKMSAPNANVLRDGQVVTVPAANLVPGDIVMLEAGDVVPADLRLIETANLQIEESALTGESVPVNKDAQTLDDVDLPLGDRINLAFMSSNVTHGRGTGIVTATGMQTEVGKIAGMLDKTQATKTPLQESLTQLGKVLTVMILVIAVVVFIVGILRAPGGATSQTVMEMLLTAIALAVAAIPEGLPAIVTITLALGTTRLAKRHALMRKLPAVETLGATQIIGSDKTGTLTQNKMTVEKYYVDGVLFNADTPLASDGQMLADIMALNNDTKINSDGEKLGDPTETALITFNEVQGRHVPDLLAEYPRVNELSFDSERKLMSTFHEMNGKIIITVKGAPDELLKRAKRQLVDGKVHTLTDDEKTTLLNVNDDMARQALRVLAFAYREVETLPTDVTSETIEDDLVFVGFVGMIDPERPGVQEAVLEAKSAGIRTLMITGDHKVTAAAIARRLGILEETQGDEAIITGAELDQLSDTEFDKQVVNYSVYARVAPEHKVRIVKAWQKQNKVVAMTGDGVNDAPALKTADIGIAMGITGTEVSKGASDMILADDNFATIVHAVDEGRKVFSNIQKAIQYLLSANLGEVLTLFVMTMMGWSILAPVHILWINLVTDTLPAIALGVEPGEPGIMKQKPRGRTTNFMSGGLGSAIIYQGILEGAITLFVYWFALTYPVHATDTAIHADALTMAFITLGLIQLFHAFNAKSIYQSLFTIKPFSNKAFNWSIAIAATLMAVTVLVPGLNGIFHVTELDWHQWLLVLGSSFAIIPIVELVKLFQRRVLHKG, encoded by the coding sequence ATGTCTAATAAGAATCTTTATCAAGCAACACCAGATGAGGTTGCTCATGAATTAGACTCAGATTTACAAAAAGGATTAAGTCAAACAGAGGCAAAAGCCCGTCTGACAACCTATGGGGAAAACGCCTTAGAAGGGGCTAAAAAAACAACGCTGCTTGAGAAGTTTTTGAATCAGTTTAAGGACTTGATGATTGGTGTACTGTTGGCTGCGGCACTGATTTCAGTATTTGTGGGTGAAGGGGCAGACGCATTAATTATCTTAGCCGTGGTATTCTTGAATGCGATTTTTGGTGTCTTTCAAGAGTCTAAGGCAGAAGATGCAATTAACGCATTGCAAAAAATGTCTGCGCCAAATGCGAATGTATTACGTGATGGACAAGTTGTTACAGTTCCTGCAGCTAACTTAGTACCAGGTGATATTGTTATGCTTGAAGCTGGTGACGTTGTGCCAGCTGACTTGCGCTTAATTGAAACAGCCAATTTGCAAATTGAAGAATCCGCGTTAACTGGAGAATCAGTTCCTGTAAATAAGGATGCGCAAACATTAGATGATGTAGATCTACCATTAGGTGATCGCATTAATTTGGCATTTATGAGTTCTAATGTGACCCACGGTCGTGGAACTGGAATTGTTACGGCAACTGGAATGCAAACAGAAGTCGGAAAGATTGCGGGTATGTTAGACAAGACGCAAGCAACCAAGACACCATTGCAAGAAAGTCTAACGCAATTAGGTAAGGTATTGACGGTTATGATTTTAGTCATTGCCGTTGTTGTATTCATTGTTGGGATTCTACGTGCCCCAGGTGGCGCAACAAGTCAAACCGTGATGGAGATGTTACTAACAGCCATTGCTTTAGCCGTTGCGGCCATTCCAGAAGGATTGCCGGCCATTGTGACGATTACATTGGCGCTTGGAACAACACGTTTAGCAAAGCGTCATGCATTGATGCGTAAGCTACCCGCCGTTGAAACATTAGGGGCAACACAAATCATTGGTTCCGACAAAACGGGAACATTGACGCAAAATAAGATGACCGTGGAAAAGTACTATGTTGATGGTGTCTTATTTAATGCAGATACACCGTTGGCTAGTGATGGACAAATGTTAGCGGACATCATGGCTTTGAACAATGATACGAAAATTAATTCAGATGGTGAGAAGTTGGGTGACCCAACGGAAACGGCTTTGATTACATTTAATGAAGTCCAAGGGCGTCATGTACCTGATTTGTTGGCGGAATATCCACGTGTTAATGAATTATCTTTTGATTCAGAACGTAAACTAATGTCTACGTTCCATGAAATGAATGGGAAGATTATTATTACTGTTAAGGGAGCACCTGATGAATTATTAAAGCGTGCTAAGCGACAGTTGGTTGATGGTAAGGTTCACACATTGACAGATGATGAAAAGACAACGTTGCTTAATGTGAACGATGATATGGCACGACAAGCATTGCGTGTTTTGGCTTTTGCATACCGTGAAGTGGAAACATTGCCCACAGACGTTACAAGTGAAACAATTGAAGATGATTTAGTCTTTGTTGGATTTGTTGGGATGATTGATCCTGAACGTCCAGGTGTTCAAGAAGCCGTGTTAGAAGCAAAATCTGCGGGTATCCGTACGTTGATGATTACCGGAGACCATAAAGTAACGGCTGCGGCCATTGCACGTCGTTTGGGTATCTTAGAAGAGACACAGGGTGATGAGGCCATCATTACTGGAGCTGAATTGGATCAATTGTCAGACACTGAATTTGATAAGCAAGTTGTGAACTATTCAGTTTATGCACGTGTGGCGCCTGAACATAAAGTGCGAATTGTTAAGGCCTGGCAAAAGCAAAATAAAGTGGTTGCGATGACTGGAGATGGTGTCAATGATGCCCCAGCGTTGAAGACTGCGGATATTGGAATTGCGATGGGAATTACAGGAACAGAAGTTTCAAAGGGAGCTTCTGATATGATTCTTGCAGATGATAATTTCGCTACGATTGTCCATGCGGTTGATGAAGGGCGTAAGGTGTTCTCTAACATTCAAAAGGCCATTCAATATCTATTGTCAGCAAACTTGGGTGAAGTGTTGACTTTGTTTGTGATGACAATGATGGGATGGAGTATTTTGGCGCCAGTTCATATTTTGTGGATTAATTTGGTAACAGATACTTTGCCAGCGATTGCGTTGGGAGTTGAACCTGGTGAGCCAGGAATCATGAAACAAAAACCACGAGGACGAACGACAAACTTTATGTCTGGTGGACTAGGTAGTGCGATTATTTATCAAGGTATCCTAGAAGGAGCCATTACACTGTTTGTCTACTGGTTTGCATTAACATATCCAGTACATGCAACGGATACGGCAATTCACGCTGATGCGTTGACAATGGCCTTCATTACTCTGGGATTAATTCAATTGTTCCATGCCTTTAATGCTAAGAGTATTTATCAATCATTATTTACGATTAAGCCATTTAGTAATAAGGCATTCAATTGGAGTATTGCGATTGCAGCGACATTGATGGCGGTAACTGTATTAGTTCCTGGATTAAATGGGATTTTCCATGTGACAGAATTAGATTGGCATCAATGGTTATTGGTTCTAGGTAGTTCATTTGCAATTATTCCGATTGTTGAATTGGTAAAACTATTCCAACGTCGTGTCTTGCATAAAGGATAA
- a CDS encoding Tex family protein, with translation MSGDALIKQTAAELDLPVHKVSAVSALLAEGNTVPFIARYRKEATGDLDEVQIRDVQSVTKRLEDLAARKQTVQKAITEQGAWNDALAKTLQNAETMQMVEDIYLPYKQKRRTKATIAKEAGLMPFAQEVQKFSAVNLDDVAAKYVNPDADIVTIDDVYAGVNEIFAEVIGENAGLRDWVRQYTRKNAQLVVKQKRGSQEKDPQEIYKLYYEFAMPMQKLANHQVLAINRGEKAGVLSAGLDVDVESILRYLNFRLIGSKTGPSVDVLQNAAQEAYKRFIGPAIERELRKELFEQASQDAIDVFGKNLYHLLMASPLRGQIVLGFDPGIRTGSKLAVVDENGKYLDKAVIYPHKAAKYDPAGAKKIIVNLVKKYGVQLIAIGNGTASRESQTFIADLIRDELPGVQYAVVNEAGASVYSASDMARSEFPDLQVEQRSAISIARRLQDPMAELIKIDPKAVGVGQYQHDLPTKELDQAVDAVLETAVNQVGVNLNTASAPLLMHIAGLTKTTASNIVTYRDENGPFGSRAALKKVPKLGPKAFEQAAGFLRIPDGTNVLDNTDIHPESYKAAKALLQKVATKPGNDAKMAFQKLNKQALADELEIGLPTLEDIMTSLGEPGRDLRDSASGAILRSDVLSLKDLKPGMQLQGTVRNVVDFGAFVDLGVHEDGLVHISRMSKRRVNNPHEVVAVGDIVKVWVIDVDMKRQRIGLTMLPPKEENA, from the coding sequence ATGAGTGGGGATGCATTAATTAAGCAAACTGCTGCAGAGTTAGATTTGCCGGTACATAAAGTATCTGCAGTCAGTGCTCTGTTAGCAGAAGGAAATACAGTCCCTTTTATTGCGCGTTATCGTAAAGAGGCGACTGGTGACTTGGACGAAGTCCAAATTCGTGATGTTCAATCTGTTACTAAGCGTTTAGAAGACTTAGCAGCACGTAAGCAAACCGTGCAAAAGGCGATTACTGAGCAAGGTGCTTGGAATGATGCTTTGGCTAAGACGCTACAAAATGCTGAAACGATGCAGATGGTTGAAGATATCTACTTACCGTACAAGCAAAAGCGTCGTACGAAAGCAACAATTGCTAAAGAAGCTGGCTTGATGCCTTTTGCGCAAGAAGTACAAAAGTTCTCAGCGGTTAATTTAGATGATGTTGCTGCAAAGTATGTGAATCCTGATGCAGATATCGTCACAATTGATGACGTTTACGCAGGGGTTAACGAAATTTTTGCTGAAGTCATTGGAGAAAATGCGGGATTACGTGATTGGGTACGTCAATATACACGTAAGAATGCGCAGCTTGTGGTCAAGCAAAAACGTGGTAGTCAAGAAAAGGATCCGCAAGAGATTTATAAGTTATATTATGAATTTGCTATGCCGATGCAAAAATTAGCTAATCACCAAGTCTTAGCAATTAATCGTGGTGAGAAGGCTGGTGTCTTGTCTGCTGGTTTGGATGTTGATGTCGAAAGTATCTTACGTTATTTGAATTTCCGTCTAATTGGTTCTAAGACTGGTCCGTCAGTTGATGTGTTACAAAATGCAGCACAAGAAGCTTATAAGCGATTCATTGGGCCGGCGATTGAACGTGAGTTACGTAAGGAATTATTCGAACAAGCATCTCAAGATGCGATTGATGTATTTGGTAAAAACTTATATCACTTATTGATGGCGTCACCATTGCGTGGACAAATCGTTCTTGGTTTTGACCCTGGAATTCGTACAGGATCTAAGCTAGCGGTGGTTGATGAAAATGGTAAATATTTGGATAAGGCTGTCATTTACCCACATAAGGCTGCGAAGTACGATCCTGCTGGAGCGAAGAAAATCATTGTTAACTTAGTTAAGAAGTATGGCGTACAATTAATCGCAATTGGAAATGGGACAGCTAGTCGTGAATCACAAACCTTTATTGCTGATTTAATTCGTGATGAATTACCTGGTGTTCAATATGCTGTGGTAAATGAAGCTGGAGCATCTGTCTATTCGGCCAGTGATATGGCACGTTCAGAATTCCCGGATCTACAAGTAGAACAACGTTCTGCCATTTCAATTGCTCGTCGATTACAAGATCCGATGGCGGAGTTGATTAAGATCGATCCAAAAGCGGTAGGGGTTGGACAATACCAACACGACTTACCAACGAAAGAATTGGATCAAGCTGTGGATGCAGTTCTAGAAACAGCAGTTAACCAAGTTGGAGTTAATTTGAATACAGCATCAGCGCCATTGTTGATGCATATTGCAGGGTTAACAAAAACAACCGCATCGAACATCGTGACATATCGTGATGAGAATGGTCCTTTTGGTTCTCGTGCTGCGCTAAAAAAGGTGCCCAAATTGGGTCCTAAGGCGTTTGAACAAGCCGCTGGATTCCTTCGTATTCCTGATGGTACAAATGTCTTAGATAATACAGATATTCATCCAGAATCATATAAAGCTGCGAAAGCACTATTACAAAAGGTCGCAACTAAGCCTGGTAATGATGCTAAAATGGCATTCCAAAAGCTTAACAAGCAAGCACTTGCTGATGAGCTTGAAATTGGACTACCAACATTAGAAGACATTATGACTTCACTAGGTGAACCGGGACGTGATTTGCGTGATAGTGCCAGCGGTGCTATCTTACGCTCTGATGTTTTATCTTTGAAAGATTTGAAGCCGGGGATGCAACTTCAAGGGACGGTACGTAATGTGGTCGACTTTGGTGCGTTCGTTGATCTAGGTGTTCATGAAGATGGATTAGTCCATATTTCACGTATGTCTAAGCGTCGTGTTAATAATCCACATGAAGTTGTGGCGGTTGGAGACATTGTTAAAGTTTGGGTGATTGATGTCGATATGAAGCGACAACGAATTGGCCTAACGATGTTACCACCAAAAGAAGAAAACGCGTAA
- a CDS encoding copper-translocating P-type ATPase — protein MNNEHNEHNEHNEHNEHNEHNEHNEHNEHNEHNEHNEHNEHNEHNEHNEHNEHCENHTMHHDMMNMDDHMHMSHHEGMDMSAGHMHHMMDMADMNRRFWVSLALTAVVIVLSPMMGMNLPFTITGLPGQNWLVLALGSILFFYGGKPFFDGAKQELKSKKPAMMMLITMGISVAYFYSVYATVVNALSANAHVMDFFWELASLIVIMLLGHIIEMKTVMQAGDSVDALAQLVPKQAHVILPNGQTQDMPIDHVTTDATLVVKENERVPMDGTIISGMPTLDESLLTGESQGVMKHVGDSVVGGAQNMNSAFTMQVTQTSTSGFLAQVQQLVNQAQQQKSNAENIADRVAGWLFYAAITVALIALIVWTSIAGFSAALPFVVTVLIVACPHALGLAIPLVAARTTGLAAQSGLLIQNRNALEQINEVGYLLMDKTGTLTEGKFTVHAVQSFDDNMTKDDVLRLAAALEQNSTHPLAQGIVAKADAQDVPMVTNFMNMPGAGVMGQIDGREVLVVNATYLDQHHIAYDQASYEDNMKQGYTVSFVVVDNIVCGLIAAGDEIKSDAAHLVTEMRKMGIEPVMVTGDNQAAAEKVAHVLGIKLMHAQLMPEDKVALVKQYQEKAGVIMVGDGVNDAPALAQATIGVAIGAGTAVAINSADVILVDSKPADILSLVTLAKNMRRKMIENLWWGAGYNVIALPLAAGLLVPVGIVLGPLAGAVLMSCSTIIVALNALSLKVK, from the coding sequence ATGAACAACGAACACAACGAACACAACGAACACAACGAACACAACGAACACAACGAACACAACGAACACAACGAACACAACGAACACAACGAACACAACGAACACAACGAACACAACGAACACAACGAACACAACGAACACAACGAACACAACGAACACTGTGAGAACCATACGATGCATCATGACATGATGAACATGGATGACCACATGCATATGAGCCATCATGAGGGAATGGACATGTCAGCAGGACATATGCATCATATGATGGATATGGCAGATATGAATCGTCGATTCTGGGTGTCATTAGCATTAACAGCGGTCGTCATTGTATTATCTCCGATGATGGGAATGAATTTACCGTTTACGATAACTGGATTACCAGGCCAAAATTGGCTGGTCTTAGCATTGGGTTCAATTTTGTTTTTTTATGGCGGAAAACCGTTCTTTGATGGTGCAAAGCAAGAGTTGAAAAGTAAAAAGCCAGCAATGATGATGTTGATTACGATGGGGATTAGTGTGGCGTACTTTTACAGTGTGTATGCGACAGTTGTTAACGCATTATCTGCAAATGCTCACGTGATGGACTTCTTTTGGGAGTTGGCGAGTTTAATCGTTATTATGCTGTTAGGGCATATCATTGAAATGAAAACAGTGATGCAAGCCGGTGATTCTGTGGACGCACTGGCCCAATTAGTGCCTAAACAGGCGCATGTTATCTTGCCGAATGGTCAAACGCAGGATATGCCAATTGATCATGTCACAACAGATGCGACACTCGTTGTTAAAGAGAATGAACGTGTACCGATGGATGGAACGATTATTTCTGGAATGCCTACTTTAGATGAATCTCTTTTGACTGGTGAGTCTCAGGGGGTTATGAAGCATGTTGGGGATAGCGTGGTCGGTGGTGCGCAAAATATGAATAGCGCATTTACCATGCAGGTGACACAAACAAGTACCAGTGGATTCTTGGCGCAAGTGCAACAATTAGTGAACCAAGCACAGCAACAAAAATCCAATGCTGAAAATATCGCAGACCGTGTGGCGGGCTGGTTGTTTTATGCAGCAATTACAGTGGCGTTGATTGCATTAATTGTATGGACAAGTATTGCAGGATTTAGTGCCGCATTACCATTTGTTGTGACGGTTCTAATTGTGGCTTGTCCACACGCCTTGGGATTAGCGATTCCCTTAGTTGCAGCGCGTACAACAGGGCTTGCAGCGCAAAGTGGCTTGTTAATTCAAAATCGTAATGCGTTAGAACAAATTAACGAAGTTGGCTATCTGTTAATGGATAAAACAGGGACACTAACAGAAGGTAAATTTACCGTCCATGCTGTGCAATCTTTTGACGACAATATGACTAAGGACGATGTATTACGTTTAGCGGCTGCGTTGGAACAAAATAGTACACACCCTCTTGCACAAGGAATTGTCGCTAAGGCAGATGCTCAAGATGTACCAATGGTGACAAACTTCATGAACATGCCTGGGGCAGGTGTTATGGGACAGATTGATGGTCGTGAAGTCTTAGTCGTTAATGCCACGTATCTAGATCAACATCACATTGCATACGATCAAGCTAGTTATGAAGATAATATGAAGCAAGGGTATACCGTGAGTTTTGTCGTGGTTGATAATATTGTCTGTGGATTAATTGCCGCGGGGGATGAAATTAAATCAGACGCTGCTCACCTTGTGACTGAAATGCGAAAGATGGGCATTGAACCTGTAATGGTGACAGGTGATAATCAAGCTGCCGCTGAAAAGGTCGCACATGTCTTGGGCATTAAATTAATGCATGCACAATTAATGCCAGAAGATAAGGTTGCGTTGGTAAAACAATATCAAGAAAAAGCGGGTGTTATTATGGTCGGGGATGGTGTTAATGATGCGCCTGCACTTGCACAAGCAACGATTGGTGTTGCAATTGGCGCAGGAACTGCGGTGGCTATTAATTCTGCTGACGTCATTCTGGTGGATTCTAAACCAGCGGATATTCTTAGTTTGGTCACATTAGCAAAGAATATGCGCCGTAAGATGATTGAAAATCTGTGGTGGGGTGCTGGTTATAACGTCATTGCCTTACCATTGGCGGCTGGACTTTTGGTGCCTGTAGGTATTGTACTCGGCCCATTGGCTGGTGCGGTATTAATGTCATGTTCAACCATTATTGTGGCGCTAAATGCACTTAGTTTGAAAGTTAAATAA
- a CDS encoding copper-translocating P-type ATPase, producing the protein MEKLKLHFLSYAGIALLMTIVTGVLLPVFGDIPAIYHLTDERVTYGLMAVSALFILWTSVQMLRQTVRELKANGTGSVILVAFGQVMLLSVIIWRYMEHSTMHDLFMGVTLPIYFLSVCIVYLTLNWSQNQEEQGRFPANMQRKTRALTAVIALMGFCSLAIFAYRGDIQVALLVSGSLFMVADPRWPMIRVSQLRKKEIQRLSNHGIDVLRDASLDQLPGLKNVIVEKQGILTDQGFKVYSVNSLTNELSEYDVLTIVASLEADLSDEFSRTVVEFAKEHGVYPVPVAEQTVLPSVGVQGEVFETEYALVMASYAHQQQYKVNANRLEAILALGNSVRLLVHDDTVIGAVNYGESFRRDLGDLDQYFKTYGMDVRLATTDTMGSVRPVREIMKSVVTVQADLTAAQQYAQQASWAEEVPTLFLTTGAVPAKVDPAVVIKSGDNERSADIMLAEMEQMSVVHQTALKMRRINRWTAVRWTLWTILLVAALFTTELGVNEWLIVPNLAILIRAIMTLILNLLDPELK; encoded by the coding sequence ATGGAAAAGTTAAAGTTACATTTTCTAAGTTATGCAGGAATCGCATTGTTGATGACGATTGTCACGGGAGTGTTATTACCTGTATTTGGGGATATTCCAGCAATTTATCATTTAACCGATGAACGTGTTACCTATGGATTGATGGCTGTTAGCGCATTATTTATTCTATGGACAAGCGTCCAAATGTTGCGTCAAACAGTACGCGAATTAAAAGCAAATGGGACGGGATCTGTGATCTTAGTCGCTTTTGGACAAGTGATGTTACTATCTGTAATTATTTGGCGATACATGGAACACAGTACAATGCATGATTTGTTTATGGGTGTTACATTGCCTATTTACTTTTTGAGTGTTTGTATTGTGTATTTGACTTTAAATTGGAGCCAAAATCAAGAAGAACAAGGACGCTTTCCTGCTAATATGCAACGTAAAACACGTGCATTGACAGCTGTTATTGCACTGATGGGCTTCTGTAGCTTGGCTATTTTTGCTTACCGTGGTGACATACAAGTAGCGCTTTTGGTAAGTGGTTCTTTGTTTATGGTTGCAGATCCACGTTGGCCAATGATTCGCGTCAGTCAATTACGCAAGAAAGAAATTCAACGACTATCTAATCATGGTATTGACGTTTTGCGTGATGCCAGTTTAGACCAATTACCAGGTCTTAAAAATGTGATTGTTGAAAAACAAGGTATCTTAACTGACCAAGGATTCAAAGTATACTCAGTCAATTCACTAACAAACGAGTTGAGTGAATATGACGTTTTGACGATTGTGGCTAGTTTAGAAGCTGATCTATCTGATGAATTTAGTCGTACCGTTGTTGAATTTGCAAAAGAGCATGGTGTTTATCCAGTGCCTGTTGCAGAACAAACCGTCTTACCAAGTGTTGGTGTCCAAGGGGAAGTGTTTGAGACTGAATATGCATTAGTGATGGCATCATATGCACACCAACAACAATACAAAGTGAACGCTAACAGACTGGAAGCTATTTTAGCATTGGGAAATTCAGTCCGTTTATTAGTTCATGACGATACCGTTATTGGGGCGGTAAATTACGGTGAGAGTTTCCGACGTGATTTAGGTGATCTTGATCAATACTTTAAGACATATGGTATGGATGTACGTCTGGCGACAACTGACACAATGGGTTCTGTACGACCAGTTCGTGAAATCATGAAGAGTGTTGTTACCGTGCAAGCAGATTTGACTGCGGCACAACAATACGCGCAACAAGCATCATGGGCAGAAGAAGTCCCAACGTTATTCTTAACGACTGGTGCAGTGCCAGCGAAGGTTGACCCTGCCGTTGTCATCAAATCAGGTGATAATGAACGTAGTGCGGATATTATGTTGGCTGAAATGGAACAAATGTCTGTCGTACATCAAACGGCATTGAAAATGCGCCGTATTAATCGTTGGACAGCAGTACGCTGGACGCTTTGGACAATTTTATTGGTCGCTGCATTATTTACAACTGAATTAGGTGTTAACGAATGGCTAATTGTGCCAAACTTGGCTATTTTAATTCGTGCAATTATGACACTTATTTTGAACTTGTTAGACCCAGAATTGAAATAA